One Rosa chinensis cultivar Old Blush chromosome 3, RchiOBHm-V2, whole genome shotgun sequence DNA window includes the following coding sequences:
- the LOC112191401 gene encoding mediator of RNA polymerase II transcription subunit 33A isoform X1: MGSVELQRRLVELVTEAAKGKEESVVIWAMELGQCVEAAPSIELGEVVVTQLCFRHSKPCLWKFLDFCLSSGLLSPLHVLSLLSARVIPQRRSQPEAYRLFLELLRRYAFSFDPIAPDGHKEKIAESVDLALQLSETYKVRVVEFGHALVLFFFSIIISLIDSTLDDWGLKTSRKRPRLAFGGSSDHDGGIDSIGNEKFISNEHQERIRTMNSFLAIEVLGKLTESRKALVLLRLVHLNMPEKFNGLLQRLRFLEARQFASSDLNSAVQLLARLSVQLQRVLGFEYQLNKRQLIGVLLDIGSQKPPFHFNSGFGPSTCWVPLDIYMENTMDGKQLSIKSAINIHAEGIMKLQVINQASWQETFLALWLSALRLVQRERDPLEGPVPHLESRLCVLLSIVPLAIAKVLEDEANLNSSSLKDTASGNAENGDGHEMNSKANTSRKHGLISSLKVLGNFSGLLCPPSSVSDSANSAATKAARFIHNSNNEKDASGGGSCGDTCIKAGGDMRHLIVEACIARNLIDISAYFWPGYVSASMISPLNTSSVQKSPWSTFMEGAPLRDSLINSLIMTPASSLEEIEKLYHIALNGSQEEKSAAAKILCGASLRSGWNIQEHVVQFVVKLLCPPVPPNHTGPSHLIDHMSMLSAILFEASTVDTVHILSLHGMVPEVAASLIPICEDLGSLKPTSNNKSSMGDESSVYMVFSLAFLFLLRLWKFYRPPLEQFIAERGGAVVGELTLEYLLILHNNHVASAWNETNSSAHQNESASEKPMYIDSYPKLQAWYSQNKSCVASTLSALSSGNPVHEVANKILSMIYWKMTRSRTPSSNSPAPSSGSPVDVGEDVNQRLMLPAWDVLEAIPFVLEAILTACSHGRLSSRDLTTGLRDLVEFLPASLATIISYFSAEVTRGIWKPVPMNGTDWPSPAAILKSVESEIKEILEAVGVSVPSCFTDISTVILPLPLAALVSLTITFKLEKSVEYIHAVAGLALENCASGCPWPSMPIVGCLWAQKVRRWHHFIVVSCSRSVFTQNKDAVAQLLRSCFSSFFGSHHTSTSLLSSQSSVSGLLGYTIAGCSAHPSVAPGFLYLRSCRTIPVVQYVNNVIVELVSEYACKLASKWASTDSTRLNSTQASLSLAVSKAKEAATLGACLLCVAGGVRLVQELYRETIPTWLLSSKEEKLGKASSVSRVMEGYAMAYLVILAGSIEWGFGDKLPACALSRRASIVGIHMDFLAGVLEGNISLGCDPATWKSYVSCLVGLMVNFAPTWIKDVKVETLRKLAGGLRGWHECELALSLLERGGASAIGSAAELVNVLS, encoded by the exons ATGGGTAGTGTCGAATTGCAGCGGCGGTTGGTGGAGCTTGTGACGGAGGCGGCGAAGGGGAAGGAGGAGAGTGTGGTGATTTGGGCCATGGAATTGGGCCAATGTGTGGAGGCAGCGCCCAGCATTGAGTTGGGGGAGGTTGTGGTGACCCAACTCTGTTTTCGGCACAGCAAACCTTGTCTCTGGAAATTTCTCGACTTTTGTCTCTCGTCTggtctcctctctcctcttcatgtcctctctctcctctctgccAG GGTGATTCCTCAACGGCGGTCTCAACCAGAAGCTTATAGGCTGTTTCTTGAGCTTTTGCGGCGGTATGCATTTTCATTTGATCCAATTGCTCCAGATGGGCACAAAGAAAA GATAGCAGAATCGGTCGATCTTGCTCTTCAGCTTTCTGAGACATACAAGGTTCGTGTTGTGGAGTTTGGACATGCACTGGTCTTGTTCTTTTTCAGTATCATCATCAGCTTAATTGATAGCACATTGGATGATTGGGGGTTGAAGACATCTCGAAAGAGACCAAGATTAGCTTTTGGAGGTTCAAGTGACCATGATGGTGGGATAGATTCTATAGGAAATGAGAAGTTTATAAGTAACGAACATCAGGAAAGGATTAGGACAATGAATTCTTTTTTGGCCATAGAGGTGCTGGGAAAGCTGACAGAAAGCAGAAAAGCTTTGGTTCTGCTTCGCCTTGTTCACTTGAATAT GCCTGAAAAATTCAATGGCCTCCTGCAGAGGCTACGGTTTCTTGAAGCTCGTCAATTTGCATCCTCAGATTTGAATTCTGCAGTGCAACTATTGGCAAGATTGTCAGTGCAACTACAGAGAGTCTTGGGCTTTGAATACCAGTTGAATAAGCGCCAGCTCATTGGAGTGCTTCTTGATATTGGATCTCAGAAGCCACCATTTCACTTTAACTCTGGATTTGGTCCTTCTACTTGTTGGGTTCCTTTAGATATATACATGGAGAATACAATGGATGGAAAACAGCTTTCTATTAAATCAGCTATTAATATACATGCAG AAGGAATTATGAAGCTCCAAGTAATTAACCAGGCTAGCTGGCAAGAAACCTTCCTAGCACTCTGGCTCTCAGCCCTTCGGCTAGTGCAACGA GAACGTGATCCTCTTGAAGGCCCTGTACCACATCTCGAGTCACGTCTTTGTGTCCTTTTGTCTATTGTCCCCTTGGCAATTGCTAAGGTTTTGGAGGATGAGGCCAACTTGAATTCCTCATCTCTTAAAGATACAGCTTCCGGGAATGCGGAGAACGGAGATGGACATGAAATGAATAGCAAAGCAAATACTTCAAGGAAACATGGACTGATTTCTTCTCTCAAAGTCCTTGGGAACTTCTCTGGCCTCCTATGCCCTCCTTCATCAGTCTCTGATTCAGCAAATAGTGCAGCAACAAAAGCAGCTCGCTTTATACATAATTCTAACAATGAAAAGGATGCATCAGGTGGAGGCAGCTGTGGTGATACTTGTATAAAAGCAG GTGGTGACATGAGGCACCTGATTGTGGAAGCTTGCATTGCAAGAAATTTAATCGACATATCAGCATATTTTTGGCCTGGATATGTGTCTGCATCCATGATCTCACCATTGAATACATCATCGGTTCAAAAGTCACCATGGTCAACATTCATGGAAGGAGCACCATTGAGGGATTCCCTTATAAACTCTCTTATCATGACCCCAGCTTCAAG TTTAGAAGAGATAGAGAAGTTATATCATATTGCACTAAATGGGTCACAAGAGGAGAAGTCGGCAGCTGCAAAGATCCTGTGTGGTGCATCCCTCAGAAGTGGATGGAACATTCAG GAACATGTGGTGCAGTTTGTGGTTAAGCTTCTTTGTCCTCCTGTACCTCCCAACCATACTGGACCAAGTCACTTAATTGATCATATGTCAATGCTGAGTGCTATCCTTTTTGAAGCTTCCACTGTTGATACAGTTCATATACTTTCATTGCATGGTATG GTCCCCGAAGTGGCAGCTTCTTTAATTCCAATATGTGAGGACCTTGGATCCCTAAAGCCTACATCAAATAACAAGTCAAGCATGGGTGATGAGTCCTCCGTTTACATGGTTTTTTCActagcatttctttttcttcttcgtctATGGAAATTCTATAGACCACCTCTTGAGCAATTCATTGCAGAGAGAGGAGGAGCAGTAGTAGGTGAGCTGACTTTGGAGTATCTTTTGATATTGCACAATAACCATGTTGCCTCTGCCTGGAATGAAACAAACAGTAGTGCGCATCAAAATGAATCAGCATCTGAAAAACCGATGTACATTGATTCATATCCAAAACTACAAGCCTGGTATAGTCAAAACAAATCTTGTGTAGCTTCAACACTTTCTGCTCTCTCCAGTGGAAATCCTGTTCATGAAGTTgctaataaaattttgagtatgATTTACTGGAAAATGACTAGAAGTAGAACCCCATCAAGTAATTCTCCTGCACCATCAAGTGGCTCCCCTGTAGATGTTGGGGAGGATGTGAATCAGAGACTGATGCTTCCTGCTTGGGACGTGTTGGAAGCCATTCCTTTTGTTCTCGAGGCTATTTTAACTGCTTGTTCCCATGGCAGGCTTTCATCTCGGGACTTAACCACTG GCTTGAGAGACCTAGTTGAATTTCTACCTGCTTCTCTTGCTACTATTATCAGTTACTTCTCTGCAGAAGTCACTCGTGGTATATGGAAACCAGTTCCTATGAATGGAACAGATTGGCCTAGTCCAGCAGCGATTCTTAAATCAGTCGAGTctgaaataaaagaaatacttgaaGCTGTTGGTGTCAGTGTTCCAAGCTGTTTCACTG ATATTTCAACAGTAATACTACCGCTTCCGCTAGCTGCTCTTGTGAGTTTGACCATTACTTTTAAacttgagaaaagtgttgaatACATTCATGCTGTTGCTGGGCTAGCCTTGGAGAACTGTGCATCGGGTTGCCCCTGGCCTAGCATGCCAATTGTAGGCTGTTTGTGGGCTCAAAAGGTTCGCCGCTGGCATCATTTCATTGTGGTATCATGTTCTCGCTCTGTATTTACACAAAACAAAGATGCTGTTGCCCAGCTCCTAAGAAGTTGCTTCTCCTCCTTTTTTGGATCCCACCACACTTCAACCTCTTTGTTGTCCAGCCAAAGCAGCGTGAGTGGTCTTTTGGGTTATACTATAGCAGGCTGTAGTGCCCATCCTTCTGTAGCACCCGGATTTCTATACCTTCGCTCCTGCAGGACAATACCGGTTGTCCAATATGTCAATAATGtgattgtagagcttgtatcaGAGTATGCTTGCAAATTAGCCTCTAAATGGGCAAGCACTGACTCCACTCGCTTGAATTCTACCCAAGCATCATTGTCTCTGGCTGTTTCTAAGGCAAAGGAGGCGGCAACACTTGGTGCATGTCTCTTATGTGTTGCAGGGGGTGTCCGACTGGTCCAAGAATTGTACCGTGAAACCATTCCAACCTGGTTACTCTCATCAAAGGAAGAGAAGCTTGGGAAGGCAAGTTCCGTATCGCGTGTAATGGAGGGCTATGCAATGGCATATCTGGTGATTCTGGCAGGTTCAATTGAATGGGGCTTTGGAGACAAGCTGCCAGCATGTGCACTCTCTAGAAGAGCCAGCATTGTTGGGATTCATATGGACTTTCTGGCAGGCGTTTTAGAGGGAAACATATCACTTGGTTGTGATCCTGCTACATGGAAATCTTATGTTTCTTGTCTGGTGGGATTAATGGTAAACTTTGCTCCGACGTGGATTAAAGATGTGAAGGTGGAGACACTGAGGAAATTGGCCGGTGGATTGAGGGGGTGGCACGAATGTGAGTTGGCCCTTTCTCTTCTTGAAAGAGGTGGGGCTTCTGCCATAGGGTCTGCTGCAGAACTAGTGAATGTATTGAGCTGA
- the LOC112191401 gene encoding mediator of RNA polymerase II transcription subunit 33A isoform X2: protein MGSVELQRRLVELVTEAAKGKEESVVIWAMELGQCVEAAPSIELGEVVVTQLCFRHSKPCLWKFLDFCLSSGLLSPLHVLSLLSARVIPQRRSQPEAYRLFLELLRRYAFSFDPIAPDGHKEKIAESVDLALQLSETYKVRVVEFGHALVLFFFSIIISLIDSTLDDWGLKTSRKRPRLAFGGSSDHDGGIDSIGNEKFISNEHQERIRTMNSFLAIEVLGKLTESRKALVLLRLVHLNMPEKFNGLLQRLRFLEARQFASSDLNSAVQLLARLSVQLQRVLGFEYQLNKRQLIGVLLDIGSQKPPFHFNSGFGPSTCWVPLDIYMENTMDGKQLSIKSAINIHERDPLEGPVPHLESRLCVLLSIVPLAIAKVLEDEANLNSSSLKDTASGNAENGDGHEMNSKANTSRKHGLISSLKVLGNFSGLLCPPSSVSDSANSAATKAARFIHNSNNEKDASGGGSCGDTCIKAGGDMRHLIVEACIARNLIDISAYFWPGYVSASMISPLNTSSVQKSPWSTFMEGAPLRDSLINSLIMTPASSLEEIEKLYHIALNGSQEEKSAAAKILCGASLRSGWNIQEHVVQFVVKLLCPPVPPNHTGPSHLIDHMSMLSAILFEASTVDTVHILSLHGMVPEVAASLIPICEDLGSLKPTSNNKSSMGDESSVYMVFSLAFLFLLRLWKFYRPPLEQFIAERGGAVVGELTLEYLLILHNNHVASAWNETNSSAHQNESASEKPMYIDSYPKLQAWYSQNKSCVASTLSALSSGNPVHEVANKILSMIYWKMTRSRTPSSNSPAPSSGSPVDVGEDVNQRLMLPAWDVLEAIPFVLEAILTACSHGRLSSRDLTTGLRDLVEFLPASLATIISYFSAEVTRGIWKPVPMNGTDWPSPAAILKSVESEIKEILEAVGVSVPSCFTDISTVILPLPLAALVSLTITFKLEKSVEYIHAVAGLALENCASGCPWPSMPIVGCLWAQKVRRWHHFIVVSCSRSVFTQNKDAVAQLLRSCFSSFFGSHHTSTSLLSSQSSVSGLLGYTIAGCSAHPSVAPGFLYLRSCRTIPVVQYVNNVIVELVSEYACKLASKWASTDSTRLNSTQASLSLAVSKAKEAATLGACLLCVAGGVRLVQELYRETIPTWLLSSKEEKLGKASSVSRVMEGYAMAYLVILAGSIEWGFGDKLPACALSRRASIVGIHMDFLAGVLEGNISLGCDPATWKSYVSCLVGLMVNFAPTWIKDVKVETLRKLAGGLRGWHECELALSLLERGGASAIGSAAELVNVLS, encoded by the exons ATGGGTAGTGTCGAATTGCAGCGGCGGTTGGTGGAGCTTGTGACGGAGGCGGCGAAGGGGAAGGAGGAGAGTGTGGTGATTTGGGCCATGGAATTGGGCCAATGTGTGGAGGCAGCGCCCAGCATTGAGTTGGGGGAGGTTGTGGTGACCCAACTCTGTTTTCGGCACAGCAAACCTTGTCTCTGGAAATTTCTCGACTTTTGTCTCTCGTCTggtctcctctctcctcttcatgtcctctctctcctctctgccAG GGTGATTCCTCAACGGCGGTCTCAACCAGAAGCTTATAGGCTGTTTCTTGAGCTTTTGCGGCGGTATGCATTTTCATTTGATCCAATTGCTCCAGATGGGCACAAAGAAAA GATAGCAGAATCGGTCGATCTTGCTCTTCAGCTTTCTGAGACATACAAGGTTCGTGTTGTGGAGTTTGGACATGCACTGGTCTTGTTCTTTTTCAGTATCATCATCAGCTTAATTGATAGCACATTGGATGATTGGGGGTTGAAGACATCTCGAAAGAGACCAAGATTAGCTTTTGGAGGTTCAAGTGACCATGATGGTGGGATAGATTCTATAGGAAATGAGAAGTTTATAAGTAACGAACATCAGGAAAGGATTAGGACAATGAATTCTTTTTTGGCCATAGAGGTGCTGGGAAAGCTGACAGAAAGCAGAAAAGCTTTGGTTCTGCTTCGCCTTGTTCACTTGAATAT GCCTGAAAAATTCAATGGCCTCCTGCAGAGGCTACGGTTTCTTGAAGCTCGTCAATTTGCATCCTCAGATTTGAATTCTGCAGTGCAACTATTGGCAAGATTGTCAGTGCAACTACAGAGAGTCTTGGGCTTTGAATACCAGTTGAATAAGCGCCAGCTCATTGGAGTGCTTCTTGATATTGGATCTCAGAAGCCACCATTTCACTTTAACTCTGGATTTGGTCCTTCTACTTGTTGGGTTCCTTTAGATATATACATGGAGAATACAATGGATGGAAAACAGCTTTCTATTAAATCAGCTATTAATATACAT GAACGTGATCCTCTTGAAGGCCCTGTACCACATCTCGAGTCACGTCTTTGTGTCCTTTTGTCTATTGTCCCCTTGGCAATTGCTAAGGTTTTGGAGGATGAGGCCAACTTGAATTCCTCATCTCTTAAAGATACAGCTTCCGGGAATGCGGAGAACGGAGATGGACATGAAATGAATAGCAAAGCAAATACTTCAAGGAAACATGGACTGATTTCTTCTCTCAAAGTCCTTGGGAACTTCTCTGGCCTCCTATGCCCTCCTTCATCAGTCTCTGATTCAGCAAATAGTGCAGCAACAAAAGCAGCTCGCTTTATACATAATTCTAACAATGAAAAGGATGCATCAGGTGGAGGCAGCTGTGGTGATACTTGTATAAAAGCAG GTGGTGACATGAGGCACCTGATTGTGGAAGCTTGCATTGCAAGAAATTTAATCGACATATCAGCATATTTTTGGCCTGGATATGTGTCTGCATCCATGATCTCACCATTGAATACATCATCGGTTCAAAAGTCACCATGGTCAACATTCATGGAAGGAGCACCATTGAGGGATTCCCTTATAAACTCTCTTATCATGACCCCAGCTTCAAG TTTAGAAGAGATAGAGAAGTTATATCATATTGCACTAAATGGGTCACAAGAGGAGAAGTCGGCAGCTGCAAAGATCCTGTGTGGTGCATCCCTCAGAAGTGGATGGAACATTCAG GAACATGTGGTGCAGTTTGTGGTTAAGCTTCTTTGTCCTCCTGTACCTCCCAACCATACTGGACCAAGTCACTTAATTGATCATATGTCAATGCTGAGTGCTATCCTTTTTGAAGCTTCCACTGTTGATACAGTTCATATACTTTCATTGCATGGTATG GTCCCCGAAGTGGCAGCTTCTTTAATTCCAATATGTGAGGACCTTGGATCCCTAAAGCCTACATCAAATAACAAGTCAAGCATGGGTGATGAGTCCTCCGTTTACATGGTTTTTTCActagcatttctttttcttcttcgtctATGGAAATTCTATAGACCACCTCTTGAGCAATTCATTGCAGAGAGAGGAGGAGCAGTAGTAGGTGAGCTGACTTTGGAGTATCTTTTGATATTGCACAATAACCATGTTGCCTCTGCCTGGAATGAAACAAACAGTAGTGCGCATCAAAATGAATCAGCATCTGAAAAACCGATGTACATTGATTCATATCCAAAACTACAAGCCTGGTATAGTCAAAACAAATCTTGTGTAGCTTCAACACTTTCTGCTCTCTCCAGTGGAAATCCTGTTCATGAAGTTgctaataaaattttgagtatgATTTACTGGAAAATGACTAGAAGTAGAACCCCATCAAGTAATTCTCCTGCACCATCAAGTGGCTCCCCTGTAGATGTTGGGGAGGATGTGAATCAGAGACTGATGCTTCCTGCTTGGGACGTGTTGGAAGCCATTCCTTTTGTTCTCGAGGCTATTTTAACTGCTTGTTCCCATGGCAGGCTTTCATCTCGGGACTTAACCACTG GCTTGAGAGACCTAGTTGAATTTCTACCTGCTTCTCTTGCTACTATTATCAGTTACTTCTCTGCAGAAGTCACTCGTGGTATATGGAAACCAGTTCCTATGAATGGAACAGATTGGCCTAGTCCAGCAGCGATTCTTAAATCAGTCGAGTctgaaataaaagaaatacttgaaGCTGTTGGTGTCAGTGTTCCAAGCTGTTTCACTG ATATTTCAACAGTAATACTACCGCTTCCGCTAGCTGCTCTTGTGAGTTTGACCATTACTTTTAAacttgagaaaagtgttgaatACATTCATGCTGTTGCTGGGCTAGCCTTGGAGAACTGTGCATCGGGTTGCCCCTGGCCTAGCATGCCAATTGTAGGCTGTTTGTGGGCTCAAAAGGTTCGCCGCTGGCATCATTTCATTGTGGTATCATGTTCTCGCTCTGTATTTACACAAAACAAAGATGCTGTTGCCCAGCTCCTAAGAAGTTGCTTCTCCTCCTTTTTTGGATCCCACCACACTTCAACCTCTTTGTTGTCCAGCCAAAGCAGCGTGAGTGGTCTTTTGGGTTATACTATAGCAGGCTGTAGTGCCCATCCTTCTGTAGCACCCGGATTTCTATACCTTCGCTCCTGCAGGACAATACCGGTTGTCCAATATGTCAATAATGtgattgtagagcttgtatcaGAGTATGCTTGCAAATTAGCCTCTAAATGGGCAAGCACTGACTCCACTCGCTTGAATTCTACCCAAGCATCATTGTCTCTGGCTGTTTCTAAGGCAAAGGAGGCGGCAACACTTGGTGCATGTCTCTTATGTGTTGCAGGGGGTGTCCGACTGGTCCAAGAATTGTACCGTGAAACCATTCCAACCTGGTTACTCTCATCAAAGGAAGAGAAGCTTGGGAAGGCAAGTTCCGTATCGCGTGTAATGGAGGGCTATGCAATGGCATATCTGGTGATTCTGGCAGGTTCAATTGAATGGGGCTTTGGAGACAAGCTGCCAGCATGTGCACTCTCTAGAAGAGCCAGCATTGTTGGGATTCATATGGACTTTCTGGCAGGCGTTTTAGAGGGAAACATATCACTTGGTTGTGATCCTGCTACATGGAAATCTTATGTTTCTTGTCTGGTGGGATTAATGGTAAACTTTGCTCCGACGTGGATTAAAGATGTGAAGGTGGAGACACTGAGGAAATTGGCCGGTGGATTGAGGGGGTGGCACGAATGTGAGTTGGCCCTTTCTCTTCTTGAAAGAGGTGGGGCTTCTGCCATAGGGTCTGCTGCAGAACTAGTGAATGTATTGAGCTGA
- the LOC112194047 gene encoding protein HEAT INTOLERANT 4, which produces MIPYIPLELREGWNSERATKSGSNLPQIFVLGCTQRKASLKQMKEDRWMKFQYCVPYILNPKYEEEKEQNTVVEFFFPREPQLPLGCELNWDMDEVEDFTDKLIEDEELSEDKKEAFMEFLNEEVKNAKKNKREARKKRMEDPKYQEAKTYHENMRLYKIYPVQIPNTPVIEMKSHYVNFYYRFAHEII; this is translated from the coding sequence ATGATCCCATACATTCCTCTGGAGCTCAGAGAAGGCTGGAATTCGGAAAGAGCGACCAAGTCTGGTTCGAATTTGCCTCAGATTTTCGTGCTGGGATGTACTCAGAGGAAGGCAAGCTTGAAGCAGATGAAGGAGGACCGCTGGATGAAGTTCCAGTACTGTGTGCCTTATATATTGAATCCGAAATACGAAGAAGAGAAGGAGCAGAATACTGTGGTGGAATTTTTCTTCCCACGGGAGCCTCAACTGCCCCTGGGGTGTGAACTCAATTGGGACATGGATGAAGTTGAGGATTTCACTGATAAACTTATAGAGGATGAGGAGTTGAGTGAGGATAAGAAGGAGGCATTCATGGAGTTTTTGAATGAGGAAGTAAAGAATGCTAAGAAGAATAAGAGGGAAGCGAGGAAGAAGAGAATGGAGGACCCCAAGTATCAGGAAGCTAAAACCTATCATGAGAATATGAGGCTTTACAAGATTTACCCAGTACAAATACCAAACACTCCTGTGATAGAGATGAAGTCTCATTATGTCAACTTCTACTACAGGTTTGCCCATGAGATTATTTGA